Proteins from a single region of Choloepus didactylus isolate mChoDid1 chromosome 10, mChoDid1.pri, whole genome shotgun sequence:
- the LOC119505686 gene encoding guanine nucleotide-binding protein G(I)/G(S)/G(O) subunit gamma-10-like, with translation MSSRASVNALQRLAEQPNVEAGGERIKVSRAAAELQQYRVQSACNDGLLVGVPAGSNPFREPRSCALL, from the coding sequence atgtCTTCCCGGGCCAGCGTGAACGCTCTGCAGCGCCTGGCGGAGCAGCCCAACGTGGAGGCCGGTGGGGAGAGGATCAAGGTCTCTCGGGCGGCTGCAGAGCTTCAGCAGTACCGCGTGCAGAGTGCCTGCAACGATGGCCTGCTGGTCGGGGTGCCGGCCGGGAGCAACCCCTTCCGGGAGCCTAGATCATGCGCTTTGCTCTGA